The DNA window CTAAGAAATTAGACACGGAAAGAATAGgaaattaaaagtttataatttaaCAAGAGCCTAATTTTTATGTAGGTTATTAACAAATTCtttaacattattattttttgtgctaTTTAATACGCaaaagtatattttatatagaatttagttaaatattataatataaaatcctttttattaatatattttgagtTCTAATGACATAAACAACTTTAAAAACTTCTgtctttaaaaatcttaaaagtagCGTACTAATTAGTCAATACAAGATGTAAATTTTGGAAATTTTATTTCGGATGGTGGTGTCTAAAATGTTTCACTTTAACATGGTGATTAGAGGTGCTTTATTCTATTAATCAATTCTGAAATTGGAGGCACCAATTTTTTCACTGAGTAAATAGTCTTAGCACAAAGTGAACGTAGTGATTtgtgttaattaaaaaaaaaaatagacacTCCGATTtacaatttttgaatttttaaactaaaatcggatctttcaattttactttttacagatacaaaataaaaaaattataatattaaaatctggtccaattttaaatttatcttcctccaataataaattaaaccatCTGATTTGTTtagtatcaatttaaaaaaaaaaattctccatACAAATAAAAGATATCcatatttctaataataatgtaCTACACACGTATTTTatatgcataaaaaaattagccgTAAAAGTTAACTatctttgtatttatatatacctaaattaaatttaatattttgcaaagaatttaatttaatgcactagtatactatataaaaagtaatttaaaaattaaattattgataaaaatattttagaagatttaaacaacaaaaataccatataaaaaattaaaaatttgataaaaatgatttttttgaaagatattTTGTCTGTGACTAAATTCTTAGAGGAGTTGGTTGATAGTTTAGTCttaatgtatttaaaaaaaaacattatataatcaccaatttattatttttagttaatattcaACCAATTgtgaacaaaaattaaattttaataatataaaaataaactttgattcaaaatattagttattgaatttttaatatttttcttttaaaaatgatTCTCATTCTTTTAaggataaattattaaaaatgtactcaaataattttgttgttgaCAAAATGCATCCGAATTTCGCTATCGATAAAAATATCctcaaataattataaaacGCGACGAAAATATCCaacactaatataaaaaaatgctttAGAGATTGAATTCTAACGTGATTTTTGCaagcatgattagaaaaataaaatattattattcttaaaattctGTGATTTTTTGCTAAgtatatttttctgtaattttttaaaagtattattttttattaacaataaaattattcaaatgtATATTTGCTAGTTTATCCCCCAAAAGAGGTGGCCACAACACGCTAGCTAAAATCCCTTTGGTATTGTTCTTATTATTCACGCTCCTTTGACCTCAGCATTATTACTTATTAGTACTACAGTACAGATTCTAGGTTCCTTTGAAAACTTCGAAGTAATGGGTCCGCGTTATCCAATTTGGTGTTTATTTTGTCTTGGTCCAATAGAATTtgtcctctctttctctctctctctctctccaacgTTTCATTTCTTCGTTAATATTTAATACCTACCTATGCCCTTACGCTGTTGGCGTTTACCTTTTCCCCAACGAACACTTCCCGGCAACTTCTCTCCCTTTCCTTCTTCATTAAACTTACATGCACGAcagttagttattaattagttaacaCACCACTTACGCGCAAAAACACCTATATATAAGAATTCTCCTTTCATCATATTTCATTCACCCTTTGCCCCAAAAATAAAACATCAATCCTAGCTATTAATTACCACATACATATTACttgtaattaaattaatctgTTTTATTTGTTGTATAATGAAGTACACACAATTTGAGCGAGTTCTTGGTTACTTCGATGAAGATGGCGACGGTAAGATTTCAGCTTCTGAGCTAAGGAGCCAGCTCGGGAAGATGAGTGGCGAGATTCTGTTGGAGGAGGAGGTGGAGATGGCGATCGCGGCGTTGGATTCGGATGGCGATGGGTTGCTGAGTTTGGAGGATATGATGAATCTCATGGAAGGAGGGGAGGAAGACGAGAAGTTGAAGGATTTGAAGGAAGCTTTTGAGATGTATGACACGGATCGATGTGGGTTCATTACTCCTAAAGGGTTGAGGAGAATGCTGAAAAAGTTGGGAGAATCTATGTCCGTTGAGGAATGCCAAGTTATGATTAGTCGCTTTGATTTGAATGGTGATGGGATGCTTAGCTTTGAAGAATTCAGAATTATGATGCAGTGACGGTGTTTGTGAATTTGCCTGTGCTGTGAATTAGtgtattattcattttttaattgtaCACTTCTACGtattctttaattcttttaaggttttttttttattgtacacTTCTAcgtattctttaatttttttaagggttttttttaattaaattatgtttTGTTAGGTATAGCAAACGAGCTGAAACCCACCGGATTAGCCTGCATAACTcactaaaaaaaagagaattagATTGTAAATTTAAAACCGTCATAATTAAAAAGTATATCTAACTCGCACCGCCTAATCCGGGAGTTTCGACGAAACAAGATGGACTTTTTTGGCTggcctattttttttataattgaaaatgttctaagttataatttatcacTACAAGAAAGTATCAGAATAGCGACC is part of the Arachis duranensis cultivar V14167 chromosome 1, aradu.V14167.gnm2.J7QH, whole genome shotgun sequence genome and encodes:
- the LOC107489706 gene encoding putative calcium-binding protein CML19, whose amino-acid sequence is MKYTQFERVLGYFDEDGDGKISASELRSQLGKMSGEILLEEEVEMAIAALDSDGDGLLSLEDMMNLMEGGEEDEKLKDLKEAFEMYDTDRCGFITPKGLRRMLKKLGESMSVEECQVMISRFDLNGDGMLSFEEFRIMMQ